Proteins encoded in a region of the Solanum dulcamara chromosome 9, daSolDulc1.2, whole genome shotgun sequence genome:
- the LOC129902190 gene encoding LOW QUALITY PROTEIN: uncharacterized protein LOC129902190 (The sequence of the model RefSeq protein was modified relative to this genomic sequence to represent the inferred CDS: deleted 1 base in 1 codon), whose translation MAKEVNEEKQGIEAKIQAALRSRIQHFKENADSFTLEKVRRLIEEDLELEKYALDVHKRFIKQFLEKLMENAAADGVPKDSQENLEKDASSIKQEKEVLESPKKQVIKNDIKEPALDEAEMDDSPIMGVMSSKSESVDAQGVKASESSIKKAIWERAAHFRANSESITLAGVRRLLEEDLGLEKNTLDAFKKFIQIQIDEVLTPSEAPKSSSIKKSHEKKSKTAKKSGENSDSFSSRRKHIAEKVKSGKRSAAKERGETSEGLKKRKKPNSEDNVPAKKQKEVSKKLSDENSDGDTDKSDSEDGQSGSSAEIVPAKKKVVKGAPANTGYGKRVEHLKSIFKACGMSVAPSIYKRAKQVSDDKREGFLIKELEKILSAEGLSKNPTEKEIKEVKKRKQTAKELEGIDLSNIVSNTRRRSTSSFVAPPRPKSPPKTDKNDDKDGDSDADDASDDDKDDDDNEADESSQSEEFNEDDNEDSE comes from the exons ATGGCGAAGGAGGTGAACGAAGAGAAGCAAGGGATAGAAGCCAAGATTCAGGCAGCTTTGCGCTCTCGTATTCAACATTTCAAAGAAAATGCCGA CTCCTTCACTTTGGAGAAGGTGCGTAGACTGATAGAGGAAGACTTGGAGCTTGAAAAGTATGCTCTTGATGTGCACAAACGATTCATTAAGCAATTCTTGGAGAAG CTAATGGAGAATGCTGCTGCTGATGGTGTCCCTAAGGATTCTCAGgaaaatttggaaaaagatGCCTCTTCGattaaacaagaaaaagaagtgCTCGAGTCCCCCAAAAAGCAAGTGATAAAGAATGATATCAAAGAGCCAGCACTTGATGAAGCAGAAATGGATGATTCTCCTATAATGGGCGTTATGAGCTCGAAATCAGAGTCAGTGGATGCTCAAGGTGTAAAGGCAAGTGAGAGCTCAATAAAGAAGGCTATCTGGGAGAGAGCTGCTCACTTCAGAGCTAATTCTGA GTCAATAACTCTGGCTGGTGTTCGTCGACTTCTGGAAGAAGATCTTGGTCTTGAGAAAAATACTCTTGATGCCTTTAAGAAGTTTATTCAGATTCAAATAGATGAG GTGTTAACACCTTCTGAAGCTCCTAAATCTAGCAGTATAAAGAAAAGccatgaaaaaaaaagtaaaacagCAAAGAAGAGTGGTGAAAACTCTGATTCATTTAGCAGCCGACGTAAACATATAGCAGAGAAAGTAAAATCAGGAAAGAGATCTGCCGCAAAAGAAAGAGGTGAGACATCTGAAGGACTGAAGAAACGA AAAAAACCCAATTCAGAGGATAATGTCCCTGCCAAAAAGCAGAAAGAAGTTTCTAAGAAGCTGTCAGATGAAAATAGTGATGGAGACACCGATAAGAGTGATTCTGAAGATGGTCAATCTGGATCATCTGCTGAAATAGTACCTGCCAAG AAGAAAGTTGTAAAGGGAGCACCAGCTAATACTGGATACGGAAAACGTGTGGAACATCTGAAATCAATCTTCAAAGCTTGTGGGATGAG TGTTGCTCCTTCTATTTATAAGAGAGCCAAGCAGGTATCTGACGATAAGCGTGAGGGCTTCCTGATAAAGGAGTTGGAAAAGATACTTTCTGCAGAAGGGCTATCAAAGAACCCCACCGAGAAAG AaatcaaagaagtcaaaaagaGAAAGCAAACAGCGAAAGAATTGGAAGgaattgacttaagcaacattgTTTCAAATACACGAAGGAGATCAACATCCAGCTTTGTGGCTCCTCCAAGACCCAAGTCACCTCCTAAAACTGATAAGAATGATGACAAAGATGGTGATAGCGACGCCGATGATGCAAGTGATGACGACAAAGACGATGATGACAATGAAGCTGATGAGAGCAGTCAGAGTGAGGAGTTCAATGAAG ATGATAATGAGGACAGTGAATGA